Proteins found in one Oreochromis niloticus isolate F11D_XX linkage group LG22, O_niloticus_UMD_NMBU, whole genome shotgun sequence genomic segment:
- the LOC100690101 gene encoding type-4 ice-structuring protein translates to MKFSLIVAVVVLALAQGSFAQEAFNLDNLSQYFEDLRNRMPQDLGEIIRNPDLVNQARTFLEERKAQLEPLATQVQEQLRAASTNVEEQLKPLATQLQPMFENLQRQVEAMVQKMREQAAAISN, encoded by the exons ATGAAATTCTCCCTCATTGTCGCCGTTGTCGTGCTCGCCCTGGCACAAG GAAGCTTTGCACAGGAGGCCTTCAATCTTGACAACCTCAGTCAGTACTTTGAGGACCTGAGGAACAGAATGCCTCAAGACCTGGGTGAGATCATCCGCAACCCAGATCTGGTCAACCAGGCTCG GACTTTCTTGGAGGAGAGGAAAGCCCAGCTGGAGCCCCTGGCTACTCAGGTCCAAGAACAACTGAGGGCCGCTTCCACCAACGTGGAGGAGCAGCTCAAACCTCTGGCCACCCAGTTGCAGCCCATGTTCGAGAACCTCCAGAGGCAGGTGGAGGCTATGGTCCAGAAGATGAGAGAGCAGGCCGCTGCCATCAGCAACTAA
- the LOC100712541 gene encoding LOW QUALITY PROTEIN: polyadenylate-binding protein 1 (The sequence of the model RefSeq protein was modified relative to this genomic sequence to represent the inferred CDS: inserted 1 base in 1 codon), translating into MNPSAPSYPMASLYVGDLHQDVTEAMLYEKFSPAGAILSIRVCRDMITRRSLGYAYVNFQQPADAERALDTMNFDVIKGQPVRIMWSQRDPSLRKSGVGNIFIKNLDKSIDNKALYDTFSAFGNILSCKVVCDENGSKGYGFVHFETQEAAERAIEKMNGMLLNDRKVFVGRFKSRKEREAELGARAKEFTNVYIKNFGDEMDDEKLRELFSKYGNAMSIRVMTDENGKSRGFGFVSFERHEDAQKAVDEMNGKEMNGKLMYVGRAQKKVERQTELKRKFEQMKQDRMTRYQGVNLYVKNLDDGIDDERLRKEFSPFGTITSAKVMMEGGRSKGFGFVCFSSPEEATKAVTEMNGRIVATKPLYVALAQRKEERQAHLTNQYMQRMASVRAVPNPVINPYQAAPPSGYFMAAIPRPXNRAAYYPAAGQMAQLRPGPRWTTQNVRPQHFQNMSGGIRPSGPRPQTFSTVRPSSQVPRMMTTQRVGTQTMGPRPATAAAAAATPVRGVPQYKYAAGVRNPQQHMNTQPQVTMQQPAVHVQGQEPLTASMLAAAPPQEQKQMLGERLFPLIQNMHPSLAGKITGMLLEIDNSELLHMLESPESLRSKVDEAVAVLQAHQAKEAAQKTVTNSAGVPSV; encoded by the exons ATGAACCCCAGTGCTCCCAGTTACCCCATGGCCTCCCTGTACGTCGGAGATCTGCATCAAGATGTGACCGAGGCCATGCTGTACGAGAAATTCAGCCCAGCCGGAGCAATCCTCTCTATCCGGGTCTGTAGGGACATGATCACCCGGCGTTCCTTGGGATACGCCTATGTCAACTTCCAGCAGCCGGCGGACG CTGAGCGTGCACTGGACACTATGAACTTTGACGTGATAAAGGGGCAGCCTGTACGCATCATGTGGTCGCAGCGTGATCCATCATTGAGAAAAAGCGGCGTGGGAAACATCTTCATCAAGAATCTTGACAAGTCCATTGACAACAAGGCTCTTTATGACACCTTCTCTGCTTTTGGCAACATCCTGTCCTGCAAG GTGGTTTGTGACGAGAATGGCTCTAAAGGCTACGGCTTTGTGCATTTTGAGACTCAGGAGGCGGCTGAACGAGCCATTGAGAAAATGAATGGCATGCTGCTCAATGACCGGAAAGT ATTTGTGGGCCGCTTCAAATCTCGCAAAGAGCGCGAGGCTGAGTTGGGTGCCCGAGCCAAAGAGTTTACAAATGTCTACATTAAAAACTTTGGCGATGAGATGGACGATGAGAAGCTGAGGGAGCTCTTCAGTAAATACG gTAATGCCATGAGTATCCGGGTCATGACGGACGAAAATGGAAAGTCTCGAGGGTTTGGGTTCGttagctttgaaagacacgagGACGCCCAAAAG GCGGTGGATGAGATGAACGGGAAGGAGATGAACGGCAAGCTTATGTATGTCGGCCGCGCCCAGAAGAAGGTGGAGCGACAGACTGAGCTGAAGCGCAAATTTGAGCAGATGAAGCAAGACCGCATGACTCGCTACCAG GGTGTTAATTTGTATGTGAAGAACCTTGACGATGGAATAGACGACGAACGCCTGAGGAAGGAGTTCTCGCCATTCGGCACCATAACCAGTGCCAAG gTGATGATGGAAGGCGGGCGCAGTAAAGGCTTTGGCTTCGTCTGCTTCTCGTCCCCAGAGGAGGCCACCAAAGCTGTGACAGAAATGAACGGACGTATCGTAGCCACCAAGCCGCTTTACGTGGCCCTGGCCCAGAGGAAAGAGGAGCGTCAAGCCCACCTGACCAACCAGTACATGCAGCGCATGGCCAGTGTGCGCGCAGTGCCAAATCCAGTCATTAACCCGTACCAGGCCGCCCCGCCGTCCGGCTACTTCATGGCAGCCATCCCCAGGC AGAACCGTGCCGCTTACTACCCAGCTGCTGGCCAGATGGCCCAGCTCCGCCCAGGCCCACGCTGGACCACCCAAAATGTTCGACCACAGC ACTTCCAGAACATGTCGGGTGGAATACGTCCCTCAGGCCCTCGCCCTCAAACCTTCAGCACAGTGCGGCCTTCCTCCCAGGTGCCCCGCATGATGACCACCCAGCGAGTCG GCACTCAGACCATGGGCCCCCGACCAGccactgcagctgctgcagcagccaCCCCCGTGCGTGGAGTACCTCAGTACAAGTATGCAGCAGGAGTTCGCAATCCCCAACAGCACATGAACACTCAACCACAAGTTACCATGCAGCAG CCTGCAGTCCACGTCCAGGGACAGGAGCCTCTGACTGCCTCCATGCtggctgctgctcctcctcagGAGCAGAAGCAGATGCTGG GTGAGCGTCTGTTTCCACTGATCCAGAACATGCACCCCAGCCTGGCAGGCAAGATCACAGGCATGCTGCTGGAGATCGACAACTCTGAGCTGCTCCACATGCTGGAGTCCCCAGAGTCTCTCCGCTCAAAG GTGGATGAGGCTGTGGCTGTACTGCAGGCTCATCAGGCCAAGGAGGCCGCCCAGAAGACGGTGACCAATTCAGCTGGTGTCCCAAGTGTCTAG
- the LOC100689836 gene encoding 14-3-3 protein beta/alpha-A — protein sequence MADREELVQKAKLAEQAERYEDMAAAMKAVTELDQELNNEERNLLSVAYKNVVGARRSSWRVISSIEQKTEAEKTPETEKKATLVKEYREKIEGELKQICQEVRDLLDKYLIPKASGAEGKVFYLKMKGDYFRYLAEVATGAERNEIVKNSQGGYQDAYDISLKEMEATHPIRLGLALNFSVFYYEIANLPEEACKLAKTAFDDAIAKLDSLNTESYKDSTLIMQLLRDNLTLWMSDAGGEGGIEVEEGEQPAEEKN from the exons ATGGCAGACAGAGAGGAGCTGGTACAGAAGGCCAAACTGGCTGAGCAGGCTGAGCGCTATGAGGACATGGCTGCAGCCATGAAGGCTGTCACAGAGCTGGACCAGGAGCTCAACAATGAGGAGCGCAATCTGCTCTCTGTTGCCTACAAGAATGTGGTCGGAGCTCGAAGGTCCTCCTGGAGGGTGATCTCCAGCATCGAGCAGAAGACTGAAGCCGAAAAGACGCCTGAAACCGAAAAGAAGGCCACGCTGGTCAAGGAGTACAGAGAGAAGATCGAGGGGGAGCTCAAACAGATCTGCCAGGAAGTTCGG GACCTGCTCGACAAATATCTGATCCCCAAAGCATCAGGCGCAGAGGGCAAAGTCTTCTACCTGAAGATGAAGGGAGACTACTTCCGCTACCTGGCTGAGGTGGCTACCGGAGCCGAGAGGAACG AGATTGTTAAGAACTCACAAGGTGGCTACCAGGATGCCTATGACATCAGCCTAAAGGAAATGGAGGCTACACATCCCATCCGCCTGGGCCTTGCGCTGAACTTCTCCGTCTTCTACTACGAGATTGCAAACCTGCCTGAGGAGGCTTGCAAACTGGCCAAGACG GCCTTTGATGATGCCATCGCCAAGCTGGACTCACTCAACACTGAATCTTACAAAGACAGCACCTTGATCATGCAGCTGCTCCGTGACAACCTGACT ctgtGGATGTCGGACGCAGGCGGTGAGGGCGGGATTGAGGTAGAAGAGGGGGAGCAGCCAGCTGAAGAGAAGAACTGA